A stretch of DNA from Halobacillus litoralis:
TTTGTCAGATGGAAGATATCAGGGTATGTCTCTTGGATGGTGTCTGCCAAATCATTGGCGATTTTTACGCCGTATTTCAATCGGTAATAGGTGGGCTTGATGTGAGAAATCAGGTTTTCTGCAAGCCCTTCCTTATCATCGAACACCACGCAGGAATACAGTTGGAAATCGTGGATCATCTGGTAAACGACTTCTTTCAACCCGGATAATTCCCGTTCGGAATATCGGCTGAAGTCATCATGTTGAACTTTTGAACCTAATAGATTCATAGTAATGAAACAAACTTCATCCTCAGGAAAATCGATTTCCCACCATCCTTCAAGGGCGTTTGTAATGAGTAAAGCCCCCTGGTGAGCTTTGGTCTGTTTGAGGACTTGCTTTTCTTCTGTTTGTACGGTGATATACTTCTCATCATCAATTCGCTTTTTTATCATCAATAATTGGAAGCAAAGGATTTCTACCATTTCATCTGTAAGTGTCAATCCCAATTCCTTTTCGGCTTCAAAAAGGATCCTTTTCACTTTGCGCCTCTGTTCTGTTTCATGGGACCAAGTGTCGGATTCCGGCTGAATCATCTGATGAACCTTATTTCTGACGTTTTGCCAGTCGGGTTGTGAGAATATGGTAGCGAGAATATTGGAAAGCACCGTTCTCTTTATATCCTCAGGGCCATTCAATCGGTAACCGATGTTTCTTTTGTAATAAAGATCGAGGCCTACATCTGTAAAGTCCTGCCGGATGGTTTTAATCATTTTGGCGATGGTCCCCCGGCTCATGCTGGTCAGGTCCATAAAATGCTGCATCGTTGCTTCGTGTTCTTCCAGTAGGATTTTTGCTTTGATGAGAATCTCGCGTTCCTGCCTGGATAGTTGGTACTGCCAGTCATCAAAGCTCTCCTCCTGATTGTCCTTCAGGTGGGCTTTCGATGAATGAGGTAAAAACAATCCCTTTCCATGCTTGCTTTGAATCGGATCCAGGTTCTGGGCAAGCAGCCAACTATTGATTTGATCAATATCATAGTAGATGGTCCGCTGGGACACTTTCATTTTTTCGACTAGATCCTTTGTGGGAATGGGATTGGTTGTTTGTTGAATCATAGATAGTAAGTGCGCGCGTCTTTTATCCAATACCATGGGGATCCCCCTTGTTCGAACTTATTGGTGCATTTTTGCAAAAATATAAACTTTGGTTTGTTTTGATGATCATCTTGTGAGTTTAGTATAACCGCTTTCACTTGGTTATGTAAGGGGTTTCAGTGTGTGGTTTTTGTATTTGTTATTTTTGCAAAAATGAACAGTGGGGAAATGAGTGTATGGATGGGGGCTTTTTTAGATTGGGCAAGTACCGGAAGGGAAGGGTTCTTAAATTGAAAAAAGTCCTTTTTCGGAAGGACTTTTTTCAATTTCTATTATAAAAAGAAAGACAAACCAAAATAGAGGACAGAAGCGAATCCGGCCGCAATGAGAGCCGGCTTCAGCTTGAATTTTGCATATTTAATCGGATTCAAATTCAAAATTCCAGCTGTCGTATTCGTATCATCACTTAAAGGAGATGCGAAAGCTCCGAATGTTCCACTGGCAAAGACAGCTCCGATGACAATGGGCAGTGAACTTCCGGCTACAGTGGCGATCGATATTCCAACAGGCATAAGAATTCCCCACGTGCCCCAGGAAGACCCGATGAAATAAGATAGCCCGCAGCCGACTACAAATAGGATAACGGCTACAAATCCTGCGGGGATCCAATCAAAGGACTTAGAAATGGTATCTGCAAATTTTAATGCTTCGGATCCGCTGCTTAACCCCCATACCATGGCAAGAAGAACGATGACGCTCATCATTTCGTTTCCTCCATCGACGAGGGTATTCATCATTTTCCTAAGCTTCTCGTTACGAAATTTTAAATAAACGACAAATCCAATTAAGGTAAGGACAACAGCCAGCACCATAGCATCAAGAACGTTGGCATTGATCAGAGCACCAAACCCTGATTTTCCATCTCTGATTCCGACCATATACATAAGAAAGAACGTCAGGACGATGACACTGATCAACGGAACAATTAAATGCCATGGTTGAGCAGGAAGGTTTTTTGTAACCGCTGGGTGGCAGTCTTCCCACTGATCATCATCTTCCTTTTTTTCCTGATCCATGTTTTCTGCATCGGTTGCAGGCTTTTTGTTTTTATGGAAAAAACTCATGTAGAAACCGACAGCCAACATGGAAAAGGCGAAGAAATTGAACGGGATGCTGCTTATATATAAGGAATAAGCGTCTCCTTCCGTGTTCGCTTGCTGCAAGGATAGTTCAATAACTGAAGTCATATATCCAACAAATGCTGTGGCAATTGGAATTAAGACAACGAGGGGAGAGGCTGTCGTTTCAATGACGAAACCAAGCTCTTGTTTTGTCATCGGAATGTTCTTTCTCAATGCCTTCATCACAGGTCCGATCGTAACGATCCGGAAGCTTGGAGCACTGAAGGTTCCTAAAGAAGACAACCAGGTGAGGATAAATGCGCCTTTCTTATGGTCGATTCTCTCTGTTGCTTCTTTGACGAACCCTTTGATCCCGCCTGACATTTTTACAAGTCCGATTAAAGCGGAGAAGGCATATAGAAAAAGGATGATCTTCAAGTTGGCTTCATCTCTCAATCCTTCAATGATGAACCCTAAGGCCGTCATCATTCCGCCCAGCCAGTGCGGGTCGATAATGTAACCAGCCACGACAACAGCGAATAATAGACTGGGAATGACTTGTTTGGTCCATATAGCCGCAATGATGACCACAATAAAAGGAATGACAGAAATCCAACCCATAAACATATCCCTCGCTTTTCTAGAGTGCTTCCTTTAGCTTGTGTGTGTTTTGCCAGGATATTCTTGTGTCGTAAAAAAGGAGTCGGAGCGTGGAAAGCGAATATAGGGGGTAGAGCTTTTTACAGAGGAGGATACCTATGGCTTTTATGAATCAATCTGTGATCATTGGAAAATCTGTAGAAGAAGTTTTTTCGATGGCGACGGATTTCAACAACAGCCCTAAAATTATGGATACAGTCATCGATGTACAACTATTGAGTGAAGGACCTGTCAAAGAAGGATACAGGTTCCCCAGGAAACTCGAGAAATCAGAGGGAGAAAAGCTCGTTCTATCATTGAGGTCACCGACTTTGATCCCAATCGTAAATACTCTGTCCGCAGTCATCAGCATGGATTGGATTTACGGTATCATTATGAGTTCGTACAAACTTCGGAAGGAACAAGGGTAGACTTCCAAGGGGAGCTTTACACGGAAGGCTTACGAAACAAATTGATGAAACCGCTCATCAAGCAGATTATCAAAAAAGAAGATCAAGACCATCTTCAGCATTTGAAGAAGTTTATCGAATCTTCTTCTTATGGTGGTATAATAAGAATAAGCTATGGATCATGTATGAAAGGCCTCTCCATTATCCAATATGGAAAGAGGTCTATTTTTTATATACAAAACTCCCTCTTCAACTAAATGATTGTAGAAGACTCGATCACAAGAAGTTTCGGGGTTCGTTGCTTTGTTGAGCGTCAGGGGTGGCTGGGAAGCAACTCGCTTTCCTGTGGGGGAGAGCCGATCTTCCTCGGGCTACCGCCCTGCGGGATCTCGCCTATCTCCTTTCTCCCACGGGAGTCTCGCAGCTTCCCAGCCACCCCATTCCAAGAAGGTGAGAAACGAACCCCTCTACTGTGGAAGGGTGCCTTCCACTATCCTGGTGTTATAAGCGTAAAGCGCTCTATAGCAAGATTTTCACATTCAAAGTAGCGCCCTTAGGAGTTCATTCTCCTCCAATTACCAAGTGGATAAAAAGCCGATTATTCCGAAAGTGGTTTCGAAATATTGATATGGCAAAGGGGCGGAGGGGAATGGCGAGACTCCTGCGGGAAAAAAGTGTATGGTGAGACCCCACAGGACGCAGTCCGAGGAGGCTCACCGCACTCCCGCGGAAAGCGAGCTATTCCCCGCAGCCCCCACCCACTCAACAAAAGTCTCGAAACTGAGTCTTCCACAATCAGGAGCTTTAGTTGAAGGGCGGGGTGGGTAATAGAAGGGTATAGTAGGAATTTAAAGATATATGGAAAGGAAAGATTATAGATGACAGAGATCAATCAATCGTGGTTTGAGGAATTATCCCCATCTACGAAAGAGGCTTGGCAGGTTTCAGGATATGAGAGCTTAACGAAAGTTCAGGAACAGGCCATTCCTTTCATTTTACAAGGAACAGATGTGGTAGCTGAAGCTCCTACGGGCAGTGGGAAAACTCTGGCTTATTTACTCCCACTCATTGAAAAAGTAGATCCCGGACAGAAGCATACACAAGTGTTGATTATGGCTTCTTCTCATGAATTAGTTATGCAGATTCATCAGGAAGTCCAGACTTGGACGAAAGGAAGCGGCATCACCAGCATGACGATGATTGGTGGAGCGAATATCAAGAGGCAGATGGACAAGCTGAAGAAAAAGCCGCACATCGTAGTCGGTACACCAGGTCGTGTGTATGAATTGATACAGAAGAAAAAACTGAAGGCGCATGAAATCAAAGCCGTCATTATGGACGAAGCAGATCAACTACTTGTTCCAGAACACATCCATACAGTGGAAGATGTGTTGAAAAGTACGATGCGTGATACGCAAACGTTGCTGTTTTCCGCAACATTGCCTGATGAGGTCATTGAAATAGCTCAAACTTTCATGGATGAAGAGGCAGAAGTGATCCGGGTTACAGAAGAACTAAAAAAACCGGATGTGACTCATACCTATATTGTTTGTGAAGACAGAGATAAAATCGAGACACTGAGAAAACTGGCGCGTATGGAAGCATTCAAAGGTCTTGCGTTCATGCAGGATATTGCCAAGTTGAACGTCATGGCAGAGAAGCTTACGTACAAACACCTGGATATTGGTTTGTTGCACAGTGATGCCAAAAAAGAACAACGGGCGAAGGCGATTAAGGAATTCCGAAAAGGGGAATATCCATTACTACTTGCAACAGATGTGGCTGCAAGAGGGCTGGATATTATAGAAATCAACCATATCATTAACCTTGATGTTCCTAAAGATGTGACTTCCTATATTCACCGTGCAGGCCGGACCGGTCGAATTGGTTCTCAAGAAGGAACGGTGGTTTCCCTAGTGAACCCTGTCGAAGAGAAACGTTTGAAGAAGTTTGCGCGTGATTTGGAGCTGCCCCTCCATAAAGCAGAGATTTACAAAGGGAAATTAAGATTAAGATTCTCCCAACGTTAAATATTGCCGTTTGCCTTCGGAGCGATGCCATGGAATACTGGAAGAGAGTACTTCTAGCGTGAAGTGAGGAGAGAATCGATATGATTAAAAAGTTCTTTCTCTTTCTTGTGGCCTTGTTTGTTATCATCGTCATTGCGACACCAGTGTCTGCCCAGGACTTTTGGAAAGAAGGCCCGCGGGCTTCCTATGAGAGAGTATCGCAACATGTGCAGGGCTTAGTAGAGAATACAGATATAAAAAACGAGTTTCAAAATTTTGCAGTAGATGTCCAGTCGTTCTTTAAGTTCCTTGAAGATGTGGAATGGAAATACCCCGATGCACCTCCTGAAGAGCAAGCAGCTTCAGATTCCCCGACTGAACGGGTATCAGAGGACTCGCTCTCTGGATATGAATTGAAAGAATTCGAACAAGAGGTTGTTGCCTTGGTCAATAAAGAGCGGGAAGAGCGGGGACTCGAGCCATTACAAACGCATAATCGTTTGAGCGCATTAGCCAATGTGAAGTCACAGGATATGGCGGACAAACGGTATTTCAGCCATACCTCACCGACCTACGGCTCGCCATTTGATATGATGGACGAGTTTGATTTCCGTTACCAGGCAGCAGGAGAAAACATTGCCGCCGGTCAACGAACCCCCGAAGAAGTCGTTGAAGGTTGGATGAACAGTGACGGGCATAGAGCCAACATCCTACATGAAGACTTCACCCATATAGGTGTAGGATACATGGAGGGGGGCAGGACCTTATAAAAGATACTGGACACAATTATTCATGACCCCTCGTTAATTAATGGAAAAGCCGGATTCCCCATCACAGGAATCCGGCTTTTTTATCTTTTTCCTGCAGGTCAGAAATGGTTGGAGTTTAGTTTTTGGAGACGGATTTGAAGTATCCTTTGACGTTTAAAGGGTCAGTATCTTTCTCGGCATCGGCCCACTCCATGATTAAGGAAAACAACTGGATGAGCATGATCATCACCCCTGTGTATAAAAAGCCCTCAGACTGTTCCCTTCCGCTGAAGTAGAAAGAAGCTTCATGATAAAGCACAAATAATAAAGATGTCAGCAATAAATAAAGAAAGCGTCTCATGTAGTTTTGAAGCTGTATGAAAGAGCATTGCAGCAAGAGGGGTGCCCAGTAAATGATAGATCCGAAACCTAAAAGGAGCAGATGAACAATCCCGCTTAGTGGAAGGTGAAAAGCCAAATCGAAGCTTGCAAGTGCACCCACTACGAAGATGGTTGAACTTAAAACCGGGCGGCGACTTACTTTTATGACCCAGCGGAGACTGGAACGGAACCAAAGTTGCTTAAAATTTGCATAAAGGATTAAAGCAGGGGCTAATCCAAAGCAAATGATACTCCTGACATATTGAAAAGGGGTGGGCGATAAAAGGTAATGGATCGCCAGAGCAGCGAGGATAAATAGGGAATAAAGAAGGAATGTAAGAACGAAATTTTTATAAACCTTCATTTGGGGCTCATCTCCTGAAAGTTTTCGATTCATTTACCCTCCCCATCTTTTAATAAACCTATGTAGAAAAAAATTTCCATCAGAGTACATAAAATTAAAATCTGGAAGTTTGCTTTGTTGATCGATGAGAGTATGGTGAATGATTAAGAAAAATTTAAAAAATCTGTCTACAAATGGAAGAGAGTGATGAACTAGTGTTATAATTTTTAAGTTAAACATTAGTTTCTAGTTCTTTTCACCTTTATTATTAACAGGAAAGAAGTGCTTATATATGAATGCTATCCATTCCTTGATTAACCAACCAGCGATTCTTAAAAACTTATTTCATCATCTTAGTGACGCGGTAGCCATCATTCAAAAGGCAAAAGGGAAGGTGATCTTCACCTACATCAATGCAACGATGAAGCGGGCATATGGAGACCTGGAAGGGTGTGCTCTAGATGACCTTTATTGTGAGGCAAAACGAAACCATATTGAGGAAACGATGGAAAGGGCAGAGAATTGTCGTGATACTTTAGTTGAGAGCTCTAACCTTTATCCTAATCCGTTTCAAATCCCGTATGCTATACAATCTGTAGAACTTCAGGATACTTACTTTTTATACATAAAAATGGGGTCTACCCAAACGATGAAGCTGATTGAAGAAAAAGAACGTCAACGCGTAGAAAGTGAAAGCCGTTATGAATCGGTAGTTGAAACTTCTCCGGACTCAATTTTTCTGCATGATGAAGAAGATCGGATCATTTATGTGAATCAAGCAGGATTGGATTTGCTGGGAGCGGAAAAAGCCGTAGAGTTAATAGGGCGGGATATAAAAAAATTCCTCTACAATGAACCGTATGAAGATGCACGCGAACGTCTGAATACGTTATTGTCGGGCGGATATGTAAAAGGTCCGATTGAACGCCAAATTCAAAAATTGGATGGATCGATCATGGATGTCGAGTTGCATGGAGGTCTTGTGGAATATCATCAAATCAAAGCCGTCCAGACGATTTGCCGCAACATTTCAGAACGAAGAAAACAGCAGCATCAATTAAAAGAGATGGCATATCATGACCAATTGACAAACATTCCGAACAGGCGGTACTTTTTTAAAAAGTTGGAGGATGAGCTGAAGCGGGTAGATCAACAAGCATCGATTTTTGCCTTATTGTTCTTTGACCTGGATAATTTCAAACAAATCAACGATCGCTATGGACATCAAATCGGCGATGAATTACTTGTCATCTTTACTAAGCGTCTCAGTCAGGGGTTAAGGAAAACGGATACGCTCTCTCGTCTGGGTGGCGATGAATTTGTTATTCTTTTATCAGACCTAGCTGACACCAATCATCCTCGTAAAGTGGCGGATCGAATGCTGGAGCGTGTGCTCCAACCGATCCAACTGCAAGGGTGTGAGGTCGAAATCAGTGTGTCGATTGGAGTTTCCATTTATCCTGAACATGGGATGGATCAGGGAGAACTTCTTACCAAAGCAGATCGAGCACTATACAAGGCGAAAGAAAATGGGAGAAGTTGTGTTTCGGTTTATACTTATGGTTCATGAAAGGAGAATCAGCCTTGGAAATTCAAGAGCTTCATCAGTTTGATGCCATTGCATTAAAAGCGAAACTAGAAAGCAGAGAATTGAACATATCGGAAGTCATTCATCACTATAAAGCAGTCATGGAACGTAAGAATCCTGAATTAAATGCTGTTGTCCACTACATAAATGAACCTGTCAATACAGACGGATATTTTCGGGGGCTTCCTTTTCTTATCAAAGATTTGAATGCTGTGGAAGGCCATCCGTTGTCCTACGGTTCTAAGATGATGGAAGGTTTTGAGGCGAGTGGGGATGATGAAATCGTCAAACGCTTCAGAAGGGGAGGGCTTACCTTTATTGGGAAAAGCAATACACCTGAGTTCGGCTTCACGCCTGCTACGGAATCTGTCCATTTAGGGTTTACGAAAAACCCGTGGAACAAGAAGTATTCACCTGGAGGTTCAAGTGGAGGAGCAGCAGCTGCTGTTGCATCCGGTATGGTTCCTTTTGCACATGCCAGCGACGGAGGAGGGTCGATTCGAATCCCTGCTTCCAACTGTGGTTTGTTCGGGTTGAAACCGACGAGGGGAAGGACACCGTTTTCCATGCATTTGAACAGTCTTGCCGTCAGCCATGGGGTAACAAAATCAGTAAGAGACAGCGCTGCACTTCTTGATCTACTGGAAGGACCGCAAACAGGTGATCTGTTTGCAACCCCAGCAAAAGAGGACCCTTATGCCGGAATCTCTCATGAGGATCTCGGCTCATTGAAAATTGCTTATATGGCAGACTTCGGAGAACGGATGCCTATCCAAGAAGGTGTGCAATATGCCATTCGTAATACGGCGGAGCTTTGTGAATCGCTCGGCCATGAAGTAGAAGTTGCTTATCCGGATTTTGACCTCCATCGCTTCATGGATGCGTTCGTTACCGTATGGGTCGTTGGTGGCGCATTGGCTGTCAAAGGGGCAGCAAAAATGAATGGGATCAAGCCTAATGATCAGAATTTGGAGAAATTGCTTTCGACCTTGATCAAAAAAGCGGAAGGCTACACCGCAATGGAATACGAGCAAGCGCGTATGTTCCTAGCTACTGAAAGTGTGAAATTCCACTCGTTCTTTGATCAGTATGATGTGCTCTTACATCCCGTCAATTCCAAGTCCGCTTTACCTCTAGGTTGTTACAATGGAGAAGAAAAAACGATCGATGAGATATTGGCTGTGTCTGCTGACTATGCCCATCTTTCACCTGTAGCAAACGTAACAGGACAGCCGGCGATGAGTGTTCCTCTCTATTGGAATGAAGAAAATGTTCCCATTGGTTCTCATTTCACCGGAAGATTTGGTGATGAACGAACCCTGTTGAAGTTGGCCTCCCAGCTTGAAGAAGCACGCCCCTGGTGGCACAAGTATAACGAAATCATCTAAAAGAACCAGAAGTCCCTGCAAGGGGATTTCTGGTTCTTTACTTTTGTCCCTTATTAAATAATTAGGCAGGATTGTGGAAGACTCAGTTTCGAGACGTTTCTGGGGTCGTTGCTGTGTGTAGCGTTAGGGGTGGATGGGAAGCTACTCGCTTTCCTGTGGGGGGAGTGCCGAGCTTCCTCGGGCTAACGCCCTGCGGGATCTCGCCTATCTCCTTTCTCCCACGGGAGTCTCGCAGCTTCCCATCCACCCCATTCGATGAAGGGATAACGAACCCCTGTACCAAGTTGGAAGGTTTCCCGTTATCCCGGTTGTTGTAAGCATAAAACGCTCTGTATCAAGCTTTCAGGATTAAATATCTCGGTGTGGGAGTATTATACTTATACTCCCATCAAACTGAATAGCTGATTATTCAGTAAGTGGTTTCGAGATACTTATATAGCAAAGGGGCGGAGGGGAATGGCGAGACTCCTGCGGGAAAAAAGTGCAGGGCGAGACCCCACAGGATGAAGTCCGAGGAGGCTCACCGCGCTCCCGCGGAAAGCGAGCTATTCCCCTCCGCCCCCATCCACTCAACAAAAGTCTCGAAACTGAGTCTTCAAGAATAGGGAGTGTTCGTTAGAAATGTTTGTGGAGCCAGTTGATCGCTGCTTTTTCAACCTGGTCCAGGTAACCTTCGAAGCTGTGGGGGGCTCCTTCAATGATCGTCAACTGCGAGGAAGGCGGGAGCCATTTCATTCCTTTTTGGGTCAAAGGCAGCAAAATTTCTTCTTCTCCCTGATCCCCATGCACAATCAGGACAGGGCATTTGATGGAGGACAACAGCACCTCCTGATCTACTTGTTCAAAGTCTGCTAACATCTGTTTTGATATGACAATCTCTTCACGATAAGGGTCTTGCACGGGTTGTTTCAAATAACCAGTTTCTTTTAGTTCCTCTAGTTGAGAGGAAGTGAATTCTTCTGTCCAATCGTATGTAACGGGACCGGTCCCTGCTCCTGTAAGAATCATAGTTTTAATATAAGTAGGTTGATAGCTTTCCAGGCAGACGCGTGCTCCTAAACTGTGACCGTAAAGAGCGATTTCAGTAAATTCCCTGGAAACGGCATCATCAATGGCAGCTGTAAGATCGCTGATCTCAGCTTCAAGGCTTAACGGGCGGTCTTCACTTTCTCCACAACCACCAAAATCGAAGCGCATCACATGGTACCCGAGGTGTTGGAAATGTTCTGCAAAGCGATCAAATCGACCGCGTGATGAGCGATTGGAACGAAATCCGTGGCACATGATGATCAGTTTGTCATTTGTCCCCTTTTGAATAACCCCTCTTAGTTTCAATCCTTGGTTATTCCGAAAAGTAATCTTCTCCATTTCCTTACCTCCAAAGCTTCCTTAACAGTTTACCATAAAATGGTGAATGCAAGTTTTAAATTTGAAAGTAATTAAAATTTCTTTTTAAAGTAAAAGTTATTGCTTTTAAAGGTAATTTTCATTACTGTATAAAGTAACAAAGGAGGTAAATGATGGAATCTATTCACTTGAATGTTGCGCTTTTAAGAAGACGAGTGCCGAACTTAACGAAAGCGGCAAGGTCTGTGGGGTTAAGGCCTGCAACAGTTTCGAATCTTTGTACAGGTAAAATTGCGTTGGGAAGAACCGAAGTACGAACATTGGTTGCTTTGGCAAGCTTAGCGGAATGCAGTGTGGATGAATTGATTATCAGAGGGGAGAAATTCGAAATGATCGAAACGGGAATCAAGACGATCGACTTGTTCGCGCCATTGGCTAAAGGGGGAACCGCTGGTTTAGTAGCCAGACCGGGTATGGGGCAGCTGGTGGTTTTAGCGGAAATCTTTCATCGGTTGAAGAAAGAAGGATACTCTATCGTTATGCTTCAGCCGGAAGGAGATCATCCGGAGGTTTCGGACATTACGGCTGATGTAGATTCCATCCACCTCTCCATAGACGAAGCGGAGAAGGCAGTTGTTCAAGCGTCCAAAACTCATGAAGTTATTTTCGTATCCGATCGTTCTCATGTGCAGAAGGGAAGTATTTATCGACTTCAGGAAAAATGGGCAGGGGAGGCGTCCGTTACTACATTTCTCGTGGATTTGAAAGGAGAAGCTGTGGATGAAGATTTGCCTTATGGGCCTCTTGAGACCTTATGGCAATTTGATATGGATCTATCTGCACGGCATATGTATCCCGCGATCCATCCGATCTACTCCACCTCTTCCGTTTTGGAAGGTGCCAACTTGGATCAGGAACATTTTTCAATCCAACAAAAAGCTCAAAAACTGTTGCGGCGGTACCGTGAATTGAAATCTATCGTCCGTGCGAGCGGCATGGATCCTTTGTCAGATGCAGATACTCAGCTGTTTAAGCGTGGAGAGAAATTGGAGTCTTACCTAACGCAGCCATTTTTTGTAGCTGAGACATTTACAGGTGTGAAAGGGGCTCATGTCCCAATTAAAAAGATGCTTGCAGACGTAAGGAAAATTACGGATGGGGGCTACGATCACAAAGGAGTCGACGAATTCTCTATGATCGGCAGCATTGATTAAAATTGAAATATTTGGAGGATAAGACAGTAGTACACAGGAGAATATAGAGAAGAAAAAAATTTTCATAAAAAAACGTTTACATGAAAAAAGACAGTTTCAGCTATAAATCACCGGGGAATCTCCTGAAAACGTTCGAAATAAAAACAACTTTTCAGGAGGTACCCACATGACAAAGGGAAAAAGTATACATGCACTAATTATTCTTATGTTTACCCAATTTATTTCGGGTGGTGTAACCAATACAAAAGGAATAGTACTGGATCAAGTAGAAAAGGACCTGGGCCTCGATATGAGCCAATTCGGTCTGGTCGTTTTCATTTTCCAACTTGGATTTACGCTTGCGAGTGTCCTCATCGGTTACTATACCGATAAGAAAGGCTTACGGACGATGACCATCATTGGATCCATTATTATGGGCCTTGGCTTTCTTGGTACGGGACTTGCGCCTAATATTATGTTCTTCTTAGGTTTCTATATGATTGTCGGGTTTGGTTTAGGGGCTCTTGGTGTTGCTTCTAACGCAATCGTTCCTGCAGCTTACCCGAAGAAGCAAAATCAGATGTTCAACTTTGCGATGGGTGTTTACGGATTAGGTATGGTGCTATTTCCGCAGTTCCTAAACTATATGTTCCAATTTGCATCGTGGCGCTATTTTTATATAGGAATTGCAGTCAGTTTAGTAGCTGTGATCATCTATATAACCAGCGTAGCTTTTCCATCAGGGAAAGCAGAAAAAATCGACTTGAAAGCATTCATCCCTATGTTGAAAGACGCTCAATTTGTTTTTCTCATGATTTTTCTTGTCTTCCAAGTATCTGCGGAAGTATCGTTCATGAATTTCTTCCCGACGTACTTGAAGTCGCTTGATCTGGGCGGCATGTCAACGGCTGATAAAGAGGACATGGTAGCCACCATCTTGTCTGTCTTCTCCATCTTCTTCATGGCAGGACGTCTTGGTATCGCCTATTTGACCAATTGGATTAATGAGCGCATCATTTTAATTACGTTTTCTGCCGGCGCTTTGTTGATGGTCGGTGCTAGTTTCCTAGTTGCTGAGAATTTCCCTTACTTGTTCGCTGGGGCAGGGCTGTTCTTCTCGACATTGTTCCCGACTGCAACAGCATTTGGTACCCAGCTATCAAAAACAGGTGGATCAGCGCTTGGACTCATATATATCTCTGCAGGAATCGGTGGTGGTCTTGCGGGGTACATTGTCGGACTAGCTTCTGAAGCTTTCGGAATGGCCGGTGGTTTTAGTATCGTCATTG
This window harbors:
- a CDS encoding MFS transporter; its protein translation is MTKGKSIHALIILMFTQFISGGVTNTKGIVLDQVEKDLGLDMSQFGLVVFIFQLGFTLASVLIGYYTDKKGLRTMTIIGSIIMGLGFLGTGLAPNIMFFLGFYMIVGFGLGALGVASNAIVPAAYPKKQNQMFNFAMGVYGLGMVLFPQFLNYMFQFASWRYFYIGIAVSLVAVIIYITSVAFPSGKAEKIDLKAFIPMLKDAQFVFLMIFLVFQVSAEVSFMNFFPTYLKSLDLGGMSTADKEDMVATILSVFSIFFMAGRLGIAYLTNWINERIILITFSAGALLMVGASFLVAENFPYLFAGAGLFFSTLFPTATAFGTQLSKTGGSALGLIYISAGIGGGLAGYIVGLASEAFGMAGGFSIVIVFLALMFITTFFLNNKKSSQAQA
- a CDS encoding ATP synthase beta subunit C-terminal domain-containing protein, with protein sequence MESIHLNVALLRRRVPNLTKAARSVGLRPATVSNLCTGKIALGRTEVRTLVALASLAECSVDELIIRGEKFEMIETGIKTIDLFAPLAKGGTAGLVARPGMGQLVVLAEIFHRLKKEGYSIVMLQPEGDHPEVSDITADVDSIHLSIDEAEKAVVQASKTHEVIFVSDRSHVQKGSIYRLQEKWAGEASVTTFLVDLKGEAVDEDLPYGPLETLWQFDMDLSARHMYPAIHPIYSTSSVLEGANLDQEHFSIQQKAQKLLRRYRELKSIVRASGMDPLSDADTQLFKRGEKLESYLTQPFFVAETFTGVKGAHVPIKKMLADVRKITDGGYDHKGVDEFSMIGSID